A section of the Paenibacillus odorifer genome encodes:
- the clpC gene encoding ATP-dependent protease ATP-binding subunit ClpC: MMFGRFTERAQKVLALAQEEAVRLGHNNIGTEHILLGLIREGDGIAAKALIALGLGLEKIQDEVETLIGRGQEQPTNIAYTPRAKKVIELSMDEARKLGHTYVGTEHILLGLIREGEGVAARVLNNLGISLNKARQQVLQLLGSSEAASSHSGTPANVSTPTLDGLARDLTAYAKDGNLDPVIGRSKEIERVIQVLSRRTKNNPVLIGEPGVGKTAIAEGLAQKIINNEIPETLRDKRVMTLDMGSVVAGTKYRGEFEDRLKKIMDEIRQAGNIVLFIDELHTLIGAGGAEGAIDASNILKPALARGELQCIGATTLDEYRKYIEKDAALERRFQPITVDQPSPEEAVQILFGLRDRYEAHHRVKITDEAIVEAVKLSDRYIPDRFLPDKAIDLIDEAGSKVRLHSYTIPPNLKELEMRLDDIRKEKDSAVQSQEFEKAAALRDTEQKIREELDTTKNQWKEKQGRTDSEVTPEDIAQVVASWTGIPVSKLKEEETDRLLNMEALLHERVIGQDEAVKAVSRALRRARAGLKDPKRPMGSFIFLGPTGVGKTELARALAEAMFGDENAVIRIDMSEYMEKHSTSRLVGAPPGYVGYEEGGQLTEKVRRKPYSVVLLDEIEKAHPEVFNILLQVLEDGRLTDSKGRVVDFRNTLIILTSNVGAQAIKKNSTLGFTAVQDAGAEYGNMKGKVMEELKKSFRPEFLNRIDEIIVFHSLDEKHIAEIVTLMSDELRKRLREYDVDFVLTDAAKAFLAKEGYDPAFGARPLRRAIQKHIEDRLSEELLRGNIQKGDSLNIDEVGGELVVTKVDAPVAPALEKEVESE; this comes from the coding sequence ATGATGTTTGGAAGATTTACGGAACGCGCACAAAAAGTGCTAGCGCTAGCGCAGGAAGAAGCTGTTCGTTTAGGACACAACAATATTGGCACAGAACATATTTTGCTAGGACTTATTCGTGAAGGAGACGGCATTGCTGCTAAAGCATTAATCGCTTTGGGTCTGGGTCTTGAGAAAATCCAGGACGAAGTGGAGACACTGATTGGCAGAGGCCAAGAACAACCTACGAACATTGCTTATACTCCTCGCGCCAAAAAAGTAATCGAGTTGTCGATGGACGAAGCCCGCAAGCTGGGACATACGTATGTCGGCACTGAGCATATTCTGCTAGGACTTATTCGTGAAGGAGAAGGTGTCGCGGCTCGTGTGCTTAATAACCTCGGCATCAGCTTGAACAAAGCTCGTCAGCAAGTGCTTCAGCTTCTGGGAAGCAGCGAGGCTGCATCCAGTCATAGCGGAACACCTGCTAATGTTAGCACACCGACTCTAGACGGCCTAGCACGCGATTTGACGGCTTATGCCAAGGATGGCAACCTGGATCCAGTTATCGGTCGTAGCAAGGAAATTGAACGTGTTATTCAGGTACTGAGCCGCCGGACGAAGAACAACCCCGTGTTGATAGGTGAACCTGGGGTTGGTAAAACAGCCATTGCTGAAGGCTTGGCCCAAAAGATCATTAATAATGAAATTCCAGAAACACTGCGCGACAAACGCGTAATGACGCTCGATATGGGTTCTGTAGTGGCTGGTACTAAATATCGCGGTGAGTTTGAAGACCGCCTCAAGAAAATCATGGATGAGATTCGCCAAGCGGGGAATATCGTACTCTTTATCGATGAGCTTCATACGCTGATCGGTGCTGGTGGCGCAGAAGGTGCTATTGATGCATCTAACATTCTTAAGCCGGCTTTAGCCCGCGGAGAACTTCAGTGCATCGGTGCGACGACGCTGGATGAATATCGTAAATATATTGAAAAAGATGCAGCTTTGGAGCGCCGTTTCCAACCGATTACGGTGGATCAGCCATCTCCAGAAGAAGCGGTACAAATTCTATTTGGACTTCGCGATCGTTATGAAGCACATCACCGTGTGAAAATTACGGATGAAGCTATCGTGGAAGCTGTAAAGCTGTCTGATCGTTACATTCCGGATCGGTTCCTGCCGGATAAAGCCATTGACCTTATCGATGAAGCAGGGTCTAAAGTAAGGCTTCACTCTTACACTATCCCGCCAAATCTGAAGGAACTAGAAATGCGCTTGGATGATATCCGCAAGGAGAAGGATTCCGCTGTTCAGAGCCAAGAGTTTGAGAAAGCGGCTGCCCTGCGTGATACGGAGCAAAAAATCCGTGAAGAGCTTGATACGACTAAGAACCAGTGGAAAGAAAAACAAGGACGCACCGACTCTGAAGTTACACCTGAAGATATCGCACAGGTTGTCGCAAGCTGGACGGGGATCCCTGTAAGCAAGCTGAAGGAAGAAGAGACCGACCGTCTGCTTAACATGGAAGCTCTGTTGCATGAACGAGTGATTGGTCAGGACGAAGCTGTTAAGGCTGTCAGCCGGGCATTGCGCCGGGCGCGTGCGGGTCTTAAAGATCCGAAACGTCCAATGGGCTCGTTTATCTTCCTCGGTCCTACGGGTGTAGGTAAAACTGAGTTGGCACGTGCGCTTGCTGAAGCTATGTTCGGCGATGAAAATGCGGTCATTCGTATTGATATGTCGGAATACATGGAGAAGCACTCCACGTCCCGTTTAGTTGGTGCCCCTCCTGGATATGTCGGCTATGAAGAAGGCGGCCAATTAACAGAGAAGGTACGTCGTAAACCATACTCTGTAGTACTGCTTGATGAAATTGAAAAAGCGCATCCGGAAGTATTCAACATTTTGCTGCAAGTGCTTGAAGATGGTCGCCTTACCGACTCTAAAGGCCGGGTAGTTGACTTCCGTAATACACTTATCATTCTGACCTCTAACGTAGGCGCACAGGCAATCAAGAAGAATTCGACACTTGGATTCACGGCTGTGCAAGATGCAGGAGCAGAATACGGCAATATGAAGGGCAAGGTTATGGAAGAGCTCAAGAAGAGCTTCCGTCCAGAGTTCTTGAACCGGATCGACGAAATCATCGTCTTCCACTCACTCGATGAGAAACATATCGCTGAGATCGTTACGTTGATGTCTGATGAGCTCCGCAAGCGCCTGCGTGAATATGATGTTGATTTCGTACTTACGGATGCAGCGAAGGCCTTCTTGGCTAAAGAAGGTTATGACCCAGCCTTTGGTGCACGTCCATTGCGCCGGGCAATTCAGAAGCATATTGAGGACCGTCTTTCTGAGGAATTGTTGAGAGGAAATATCCAAAAGGGTGATTCCCTCAATATTGATGAGGTCGGCGGAGAACTTGTGGTGACTAAAGTGGACGCTCCAGTAGCGCCAGCGCTTGAAAAAGAAGTAGAATCTGAATAA
- a CDS encoding UvrB/UvrC motif-containing protein, giving the protein MQCQECGVKPATLHFTKIVNGEKTEFHICESCAREKGELIPGTAGGFSIHSLLSGLLDLEGAGKEKTAATKTTQSLQCENCGMTYSQFSKLGRFGCSSCYKYFNSALDPLFKRVHGSTSHVGKIPKRAGAQIVFKRQIDELKLELQQSIAQEEFETAAELRDQIRQLEKEMAQE; this is encoded by the coding sequence ATGCAATGTCAGGAATGTGGCGTCAAGCCAGCAACACTCCATTTCACCAAGATCGTGAATGGAGAGAAGACAGAATTTCATATCTGCGAGAGCTGTGCGCGGGAGAAGGGTGAACTGATCCCGGGAACTGCTGGAGGATTCTCCATTCACAGCTTGCTGTCCGGTCTGCTTGATCTCGAAGGGGCCGGTAAGGAAAAGACGGCTGCTACGAAGACTACGCAGAGTCTGCAATGTGAGAATTGTGGGATGACGTACTCGCAGTTTAGCAAATTGGGTCGTTTTGGCTGCAGCTCCTGTTATAAATATTTTAACAGTGCACTGGACCCGCTCTTTAAACGGGTGCATGGCAGCACTTCGCATGTAGGCAAGATTCCCAAACGTGCTGGAGCACAGATTGTGTTCAAACGGCAAATTGATGAATTGAAGCTGGAATTACAGCAAAGTATCGCACAGGAGGAATTCGAAACTGCGGCAGAGCTGCGAGATCAAATTCGCCAACTTGAAAAAGAAATGGCACAAGAGTAA
- a CDS encoding CtsR family transcriptional regulator codes for MRNISDIIEQYLKNILHESPEGTVEIQRNDLADQFSCVPSQINYVISTRFTLEKGYVVESKRGGGGYIRIQRFELPPNVALHAHLNHTIGGGIDQNAAEGLIYQLEEAGFLSKREACLMRAAVSRDCLTVKIPYRDEIRAKIMKAMLISLLGK; via the coding sequence ATGCGCAATATCTCTGATATTATTGAACAATATCTGAAGAATATTTTGCATGAAAGTCCCGAAGGTACGGTGGAAATCCAGCGAAATGACCTGGCGGACCAGTTCTCATGCGTACCGTCACAGATCAATTATGTTATTAGTACACGCTTTACACTGGAAAAAGGCTATGTGGTGGAAAGTAAGCGTGGTGGCGGGGGATATATTCGTATTCAACGTTTTGAATTGCCACCCAACGTGGCACTGCATGCCCATTTAAACCATACTATAGGTGGCGGGATAGATCAGAACGCTGCCGAAGGGTTGATTTATCAACTGGAGGAAGCTGGTTTTCTAAGCAAGCGTGAGGCGTGTCTTATGCGCGCTGCTGTTTCTCGGGATTGCCTAACGGTTAAGATTCCATATCGGGATGAGATTCGGGCCAAGATTATGAAGGCGATGTTAATCTCTTTGTTAGGCAAATAA
- a CDS encoding protein arginine kinase, whose protein sequence is MSSLRFTEQALSDWMRSGGSHSEIVISSRMRIARNLEHLPFPMLASLEQSEEVLELLAPVFHGETAAEFGSFQLIKLAEVNELDKKVLVEKHLISPNLANDSRGAAVILNEDESVSIMINEEDHLRIQCLFPGLQVREAWERATAIDDIFESAVNYAFDDKRGYLTSCPTNVGTGLRASVMLHLPALVMTQQINRILSAVNQVGLTVRGIYGEGSEAVGNIFQISNQITLGQTESEIIENLHSVVTQIIEHERNARERLLVDSALRITDRVKRSYGILCYAALMELKESAQRLSDVRLGVDLGILEGPSISVLNELNVKTQPGFLQKMFGDEMNATERDMYRAKLLRETLGTQH, encoded by the coding sequence ATGTCAAGTCTCCGATTTACTGAACAAGCGCTTAGTGATTGGATGCGCTCGGGAGGCAGTCACTCCGAGATTGTAATTAGCAGCCGTATGCGTATTGCACGTAACTTAGAGCATCTTCCATTCCCTATGCTTGCTTCCTTAGAGCAATCGGAAGAAGTATTAGAGCTGCTGGCCCCTGTGTTTCATGGGGAAACTGCTGCCGAATTCGGATCTTTTCAACTGATAAAGCTTGCTGAAGTGAATGAACTGGACAAAAAGGTATTGGTCGAGAAACATCTCATCAGTCCTAATCTGGCTAATGATTCACGTGGTGCAGCTGTGATATTAAATGAAGATGAGTCGGTCAGCATCATGATTAACGAAGAAGACCATCTGCGGATCCAATGTCTGTTCCCGGGTCTTCAGGTAAGAGAAGCATGGGAACGTGCGACAGCCATCGATGATATCTTCGAATCGGCTGTTAATTACGCTTTTGATGATAAAAGAGGATACTTGACCAGTTGTCCCACCAATGTGGGTACAGGGCTACGTGCCTCAGTAATGCTGCATTTGCCAGCACTAGTAATGACCCAACAGATCAATCGCATATTGTCAGCAGTGAATCAAGTGGGATTGACTGTAAGAGGAATTTATGGTGAGGGCAGCGAAGCAGTAGGGAACATCTTTCAAATTTCCAATCAGATTACTCTCGGTCAAACGGAAAGTGAAATCATCGAGAACCTTCACAGTGTAGTCACCCAGATTATAGAGCATGAACGAAATGCCCGTGAAAGGCTGCTTGTAGATTCCGCTTTAAGAATTACAGACCGAGTGAAAAGATCTTATGGGATTTTGTGTTATGCAGCTCTAATGGAGCTTAAAGAATCCGCACAACGGCTGTCTGATGTGAGACTTGGGGTCGACCTTGGCATACTGGAAGGCCCTTCGATTTCCGTGCTTAATGAGCTTAACGTTAAGACACAGCCAGGATTTCTGCAAAAAATGTTCGGTGACGAGATGAACGCTACTGAACGGGATATGTATCGGGCGAAACTGCTCCGAGAAACACTGGGAACACAACATTAA
- a CDS encoding GNAT family N-acetyltransferase, whose product MDIRQLHSEEFNLSMDLSEYAFQYKLPSEKRANAKERFKAERVWGAFEEGTLEAKLTLLPFQVYIQGRLVPMGGLAGVATWPENRRQGHVAKLLAHTLQTMNEAGQTLSFLHPFLIPFYRKFGWEVYCEYKKYSIPVAKFPKKVEVEGKVRRGVKDIGVLDNLYNRFAVRYNGTLKRDLDWWENSVLDDEGQTAVFYSQLGEPEGYVLYKIENRELVIDEFVFLNEQARQGLWTFLANHDSMVTGASLKLVPSDDMLPFLLPDPRIEQENYPYFMARIVNAKVFVESYSFKRHSSQKKQVIYIEDKYAPWNDGLWEWTVSEEGAAAFLRIEGERDAADLSCDIGTLTILMFGYKLPAELARYGLVTGSPTALEWLEEIIPQAETALFDHF is encoded by the coding sequence GTGGATATCAGACAGTTGCACTCAGAAGAGTTTAATCTAAGCATGGATTTATCTGAATATGCTTTTCAATACAAGCTGCCCAGTGAGAAAAGGGCTAATGCTAAGGAAAGATTTAAAGCAGAACGCGTATGGGGTGCTTTTGAAGAAGGTACTTTGGAAGCCAAACTTACTCTTCTTCCATTCCAAGTGTACATACAAGGTAGATTAGTACCTATGGGAGGGCTCGCTGGGGTAGCGACATGGCCAGAGAATCGCAGACAGGGACATGTGGCAAAGCTCCTAGCGCATACGCTGCAAACGATGAATGAGGCGGGGCAGACATTATCTTTTCTGCATCCGTTCTTGATCCCCTTTTATCGCAAATTTGGTTGGGAAGTTTATTGTGAATATAAGAAATACTCCATTCCTGTTGCCAAGTTTCCCAAGAAGGTTGAAGTTGAGGGCAAGGTAAGACGCGGTGTTAAAGATATCGGAGTATTGGACAACTTATACAATCGTTTTGCAGTTAGATATAACGGAACACTTAAGCGTGATTTGGACTGGTGGGAGAACTCTGTTCTGGATGATGAAGGTCAGACTGCGGTATTTTATTCACAGCTTGGGGAACCTGAAGGATACGTACTATATAAGATAGAAAATAGAGAACTGGTCATTGATGAATTTGTGTTTTTGAACGAACAGGCCCGGCAGGGGCTGTGGACATTTCTTGCGAATCACGATTCAATGGTGACCGGTGCATCGCTAAAACTGGTGCCATCCGATGATATGTTACCCTTTTTGCTGCCTGATCCGCGTATAGAGCAGGAGAACTATCCTTATTTTATGGCGCGTATTGTGAATGCTAAAGTATTTGTGGAGAGTTATTCTTTTAAGCGTCACAGCAGTCAGAAGAAACAGGTTATTTATATTGAAGATAAATATGCACCATGGAATGACGGGTTGTGGGAATGGACGGTCTCCGAAGAGGGAGCAGCAGCTTTCTTGCGTATAGAGGGTGAACGGGATGCAGCTGACTTAAGCTGTGATATTGGCACGCTGACGATTCTAATGTTTGGATATAAACTCCCTGCAGAGCTGGCTCGTTATGGACTTGTGACTGGTAGTCCGACGGCTCTGGAATGGCTCGAAGAAATCATTCCGCAAGCTGAAACCGCACTTTTTGATCATTTTTAG